The Bernardetia sp. genomic sequence CATTTTTACATACTGTTTTAAGTCTTTTTTCTGATTAATTAGTTAATCGTTAGTTTAGAAACTTAGGCTGCCAAATACTGTCTCAATCTTTTCTTAGCTCTGCTATACTGCGATTTTGAAGTAGAACTAGAAATCCCTAATATTTCCCCAATCTCTTCGTGGTCGTAGCCTTCAAAAAGATATAGACTAAGTACAATTCTATAACCGTCGGAGAGCCTATTGATGGCTTCTTTTACTCGGCTAATTTCTGTCTTGTGCTTCATATCTTTTTCTGAAACTCCTGTTTGAATATTTACCTCTACAAAATCATTCTCACAATCATTTTCAACTTTTGGTTCTACCAACATTTCATCTAAGGAAACCAAATCAACTTTATTCTTTTGAAGAAAATTAATAGATGTATTGATGACAATTCGCTTTAGCCAAGCTCCAAACGAAGCATCTCCACGATATTCTTCAATTCGCATAAAAGCTCGTACAAACGCATCTTGCAAAACTTCTTCTGCTTCGTGTCCTTTACCCACTATTCGTACACAGACATGATACATTGCCCTTACATACTTTTGGTAAAGCTGGTATTGCGCCTTCTGACTGCCCAACTTGACTTTTTCTATCAGTTCGGCGTTCGGTTCTTCGTAGTGAGTATCAACAGTAGGAGTAGACATTGAAATAATTGCGATTCTTTTCGTTAGTTGTTGGTGTGTGGATAAACAAATCGTTTTTGTTATCGCTTACATTAGAAAAGACAAGGTAAAAAATAAAAGGTTGCAACTGCGTCAGAAAAAAAATAGAGAAATTATGGAAAGTGGGTTACTTTAAAAATCTTGTATCTTTGTAGCCAATTTTATGATAAGCAAATCAAAATAAATGAAAACACTCTTACTCATTAGGCACGCCAAGTCTTCTTGGAAAGATGAAACCTTGCCAGACCGTGAGCGTCCTTTAAATTCTAGAGGAAAAAGTGATGCTCCACTGATGGGAAAAGTTCTCTTTGAAAAAAATATTGTTCCAGATTTGGTTTTGTCTAGTTCTGCCAAGCGAGCAAAAAAAACAGCCCAAAAGATTTTTTTTGATGTGTATGGATTTATGGAAAGTCAAGTGCATCTGACAGATGACCTTTATTTTACAGGTGTTCCCTTTCACATGAGGATTATAAATACGATTTATGATACAAAAAATACAGTTGCTTTGATTGGACATAACCCTGATTTTAATAATTTGGTAGATTTTTTAGCAAGCGAACCTGTCCAAGAAATGCCAACTGCTGGAATTTACTGCTTAGATTTTGATGTAAATTCTTGGAGTGAAGTAACAAGACATTCTGGAAAAATTCGTTTTTTTGAATATCCTAAAAAGTATAAAGTGAGCTAAA encodes the following:
- a CDS encoding SixA phosphatase family protein; its protein translation is MKTLLLIRHAKSSWKDETLPDRERPLNSRGKSDAPLMGKVLFEKNIVPDLVLSSSAKRAKKTAQKIFFDVYGFMESQVHLTDDLYFTGVPFHMRIINTIYDTKNTVALIGHNPDFNNLVDFLASEPVQEMPTAGIYCLDFDVNSWSEVTRHSGKIRFFEYPKKYKVS
- a CDS encoding RNA polymerase sigma factor, which produces MSTPTVDTHYEEPNAELIEKVKLGSQKAQYQLYQKYVRAMYHVCVRIVGKGHEAEEVLQDAFVRAFMRIEEYRGDASFGAWLKRIVINTSINFLQKNKVDLVSLDEMLVEPKVENDCENDFVEVNIQTGVSEKDMKHKTEISRVKEAINRLSDGYRIVLSLYLFEGYDHEEIGEILGISSSTSKSQYSRAKKRLRQYLAA